The segment AAATCTGTCAATAGATATCTCTCGACAGCTTTCCCGGCAGGGCGGGATTGACCTGACCGTGGGCGCGACATAGCGTCGCCGCGCACCGGGAGCACGCGCGCAGGAGGTCCTCGTCATGGAAACGCCCGGCCCGGAATCCCGGCTGACCGCGCCCGGCGCTCCCTTCGAGGTGAGCGACGGGGTGTACGCGTCGGGGCCGCGGACCCTGCGGGAGTTCGTCGAGGTCGTCTGGGGATACGGGGATCAGGTGTTCCTCGTCTCCGAGGACGGCGGGCGGACGACGTACCGCGAGTTCTTCGACGCCGCCTGCGGGCTCGCCCGGCGACTCGTCGGGGAGTACGGGCTGCGGCCGGGGGACCGGGCCGTGGTGGCCATGCGGAACCATCCCGAGTGGCAGGTCGCCTTCTGGGCCGCCCAGCTCGCCGGGCTCGTCGCCGTACCCCTCAACGCCTGGTGGACCGAGGGCGAGTTCACGTACGCCCTGGACGACTGCGCTCCCGGCGTGCTGCTCGTGGACGGGGAGCGGGTCGGGCGGGTGCGGGAGTGGGCCGCCCGGAACCGCGTGCCCGGGATCGTCTTCCACCCGGAGACGGAGACGGAGACGGAGACGGAGACGGAGACGGGGGAGGGCTTCGAGGCGTACGTCCCCGACACCGATCCGTACCTCGGGCCGCCCGTCGTCGACGTCCTGCCCGAGCACGACGCCACGATCATCTACACCTCCGGCACCACCGGGCGGCCCAAGGGCGCCGTCGCCACCCATCTCGCCCAGGCCGGGGCCGCGATGAATCCGCGGTACTTCGCCGCGGCGGCGGCCCTCGCGCGCGGGGACGTGCCCGGGACGGGGCCCGTGCCCGTGTCGCTGACGACCTTCCCCTTCTTCCACGTGGCCGCCTTCACCTCCTTCTACGGGGTGATGGCGGCCGGCGGGACCCTGGTGACGATGCGGAAGTGGGACGCCGGCCGGGCCCTCGAACTGATCCGGGAGCACCGCGTCACCCACTACGCGGGCGTCCCCACCACCGCCCTCCAACTGCTCGACCTCGCCCGCGCCACCGGCGACGGGCTCGAAAGCCTCGCCCTGCTGAGCACCGGGGGCGCCGCCGCCCCGCCCGGCATCGTCGACGGCATCACCGCCGGGTACGGGGAGCGGCTCGAACCCCGCAACGGCTACGGGCTGACCGAGACCAGCGGCGGGGTCCTGTCCAACGTCGGTGCCGAGTACCGCGCCCACCCCGGGAGCGTCGGCAGGCCCTCGCCCACCACCGAGGTGCGGATCGACCGGCCGGACGCCGAGGGCGTCGGCGAGCTGTGGCTGCGCGGGCAGGCCCTGGTCCGCGGCTACTGGCGCGACGAGGAGGCGACCCGCGCCGCGTTCTCCGAGGACGGGTGGTTCCGGACCGGGGACCTCGCGCGCGTGGACGCGGACGGGCGGGTCAGCATCGTCGACCGGCTCACCGACATGGTCGTCCGGGGCGGCGAGAACGTGTACTGCGTCGAGGTCGAGGGTGTGCTGCAGCAGCACCCGGACGTCGTCGACGCCGCCGTCCTCGGTGTGCCGCACCCGCTCCTGGGCGAGGAGGTCGCGGCCGTCGTCCGGCTGCGGCCCGGCGCCGCCGTCGCCCTCGACGAGCTGCGCGCGCACGTGGGCGCGCGGCTCGCCGCCTTCAAGGTGCCCGCCCATGTCCTCGTACGCGAGGAGGAACTGCCCCGGAACCCGACCGGGAAGATCCTCAAGCGGGAGCTGCGGGGCGGCCTGTTCGGCGGCGGGTGACCGGTCCTGTCAGCGGCGGGTGATCCGGACCCGGTACGTGCCGCTCTCGTCCTCCTCCAGCACGCTGATCCTTATGCCGTTGGCGCGGTCCGTGAACGTCTCGCCAGGGCGGTACGGCGCGTCCGACAGCTCCGCGTGGACGTTCGCGCGCCGGGTGCAGCCGCCGCTCGCGTGCTCGCTGTCGGAGACGGTCACCGGGCCGTGGCCGGTGTCCACGTCGGACTCCACCCGGTAGACCAGGACGCCCTGTTCGCAGACCGCCTCGTCGTTGCCGTCCTTGCTGCGGACCTCGACCGCGTACCCGGAGGTGTCGGAGAGCGGGACGAACGCGAGCTTGGGGCCGCCCGCGACCGCGAGCGGGGTGAGGGTGTAGTCGCCGGTGCCGGGGCCGGACGCGCAGCCGACCTGGTCGTTGTCGAGCCAGCCCAGCTTCCACTTGTGCCAGCCGAGCAGGTCGTTGTTGGCGCCCCAGTCCTCGGACATGATGTCCCAGTGTCCGACGGTCCCGCCGCCGTCCGAGGTGTACAGGTCGGGCAGCCCGAAGACATGGCCGTTCTCGTGCGGCAGGACCCGGTAGCCGGTCTCGGCGAAGCTGCCGGAGCCGTCGTCCTGGCGGCTGTAGACGAAGGACGTGTTGGCGAGGGGCACGCCGTCCGCGTACGGAGCGTCGTCGTTTCCGGAGAAGGTCACGGAGAGGACGGTGTCCAGGGCGGAGGGCCCGGCGTTCGGCGTGACCAGGACGTTGACCAGGTCGTACGCGCTGAAGTCCACCTTCGGGTCGGCCGTCTTCACGATGTCCTCGACGAGGGTGCGGTATCCGGGTTCGTACGGTGAGCCGCGCTCGATCCCGTACGCCGAGAACGCCTTGGGCATCCGCAGCCAGTCGGGTATCGGGGCCTCGGCCTGGTAGTGCAGCCGCCCGTACGAGCTGGTGCGGAACCAGTCGGCGGTCTGCGGGAAGAACTCGCGGAAGCGGCCCATCGCCGCGCCGTCCCCGGGGGCGTCGGGGAAGTCGACCATCAGGTTCAGCGCCCTGACCTGGCCCGTGGACCGCACGTACCCGGGGGCCGTGGGCAGCCCCTCCGACATCTGTACGCCCATCGTGGTGGCGATCCGGCAGGGCCCCAGCTGGGCGCCGGCGGGCGCGGCGGCCACGGGGCCGGCCGAGGCCGGGGCCGGCCCGGGGAGCGTGGTGCTCGCGGAGGCGAGCAGCGTGAGGGAGAGCGCCGTGGTCGCGGCCAGGGCGACGGGTCTGCGTATCCGTCGGCGGGGGTGCTGCATACGGTCGCCTCTCCGGTGGGGGCAGGTCGGCGCCGCGGCCCCTTCCGGTACGCGCGGGGCCGCGCTGTGCGATCAGCCTGTGGCGAGTGGTTCCGAGGCGCGCGCCGGGTGGCCCGATCGGTGGACCGGTCGGGGGCCGGAGCGCGGGTCTCCCGGGAGGGGCGGGCGATGTGACCCAGGTCACATGTCGCCGGGGAAATAACCGGGGACTCGGTCCCCGTTTATGACTGTGTTCAGCGAAGTGGGGAGTCCCTCCCCGGATATCCCCGAGATGACCCTCAGAGGAGGTCGTGGCGTGACCAGCACCGTCACCGATTCCGCGTCCGCCCGCCGCGTACCCCGCCCGCGTGCGGACGCCCTGCGCAACCGCGAGCGGATCGTGACGGCGGCCCGCGAGATGTTCGTCGAGTTCGGGTCCCAGGTGCCCTACGACGAGATCGCGCGCCGGGCCGGCGTCGGGAACGCCACGCTCTACCGGAACTTCCCCGAGCGCACCGACCTCGTCCACGAGGTCGTCCTCTCGCTCATGGCCCGCGTCACCGAGGTCGCCGAACGGGCCGCCGAGGAGGAGAGCGACACGTTCGCCGCGCTCCGCCGGTTCACCCTCGGCGCCGCCGACGAGCGCGTCGGTGCCCTGTGCCCGATGCTCGACGGCGCCTTCGACAAGGACCACCCCGACCTGGTCGCCGAGCGCGACCGCCTGGAGGAGGCCGTCCAGGGCCTCGTGGAGCGGGCGCAGCGGGCCGGCCGACTGCGCACCGACGTGGGCGTCGGGGACCTGATGGTGGCGCTCTCCCAGCTGACCCGACCGCTGCCCGGCTCGGGCTGCGCGTCCTTCGACCAGTTCGTCCGCCGTCACCTGCTGCTGTTCCTCGACGGCCTGGAGGCGCCCGCGCGCTCCGAGCTGCCCGGGAAGGCCGCGACCCTGGAGGACCTGCGACGCGACTCCTGCTCGTGAGCGCCGTCCTCTCCGGGGGATCCCGACTCACGTAACCGGCACTCCGCCCGCCTGACTCACCTTTACGTCCTTTTTTCACCAGTACGCGCCAAGAGGTGGCTACCCCCATGCCGAAAGTCCCCGCCAACACCCTGACCCACCCCGACCCGGGCCGCTGGAAAGCGCTCGTCTTCATCGCCCTCGCCCAGCTGATGGTCGTGCTCGACGCGACGATCGTGAACATCGCGCTGCCCTCCGCCCAGCAGGACCTCGGGATATCGGACGGCAACCGGCAGTGGGTCATCACCGCCTACGCCCTCGCCTTCGGCGGTCTGCTCCTCTTCGGCGGTCGCATCGCCGACCTGTGGGGCCGTAAGCGCACCTTCGTCGTCGGCCTGATCGGCTTCGCCCTCGCGTCCGCCCTCGGCGGAGCCGCGACCGGCGAGGCCATGATGCTCGGCGCCCGCGCGCTCCAGGGCGCCTTCGGAGCGCTCCTCGCGCCCGCCGCGCTCTCGCTGCTCGCCGTGACCTTCACCGACGCCAAGGAGCGCGCGAAGGCCTTCGGCATCTACGGCGCGATCGCCGGTGGTGGCGGCGCCGTGGGCCTGATCCTCGGCGGTTTCCTCACCGAGTACCTGAACTGGCGCTGGACCTTCTTCGTCAACATCCCGTTCGCCATCGTCGCCGCCGTCGGCGCGTACCTCGTCATCCGTGAGCCCGCGGGCAGCCGCAACCGCTCCACCCTCGACATCCCCGGCGTGATCCTGTCCACCCTGGGTCTGGTCGCGCTCGTCTACGGCTTCACCCGCGCCGAGTCCGCGGGCTGGAGCGACGCCGGCACGATCGGCCTGTTCGTCGGCTCCGTCGTGCTGCTCGGCGCCTTCGTGCTCACCGAGGCGAAGGTGAAGTCCCCGCTGCTGCCGCTGCGCGTCCTGACCGACCGCAACCGCGGTGGTGTCTACCTGTCGCTGGGTCTCGCCGTCATCGCGATGTTCGGCCTGTTCCTCTTCCTGACCTACTACCTCCAGGTCGTGAAGGGCTACTCGCCGGTCATGACGGGCTTCGCGTTCCTCCCGATGATCGCGGGCATGATCATCGGCTCGACGCAGATCGGTACGCGGCTCATGACCCGCGTCCCGCCGCGGCTGCTCATGGCCCCCGGCTTCCTGACCGCCGGTGTCGGCATGCTGCTGCTCACCCAGCTGGAGGTCGGCACCTCGTACGCCGGTCTGATCCTGCCCGCGCAGCTGCTGCTGGGTCTGGGCATGGGCACGGCGTTCATGCCGGCCATGTCGCTCGCCACGCACGGCGTGGACCCGCGGGACGCCGGTGTGGCCTCCGCGATGGTCAACACCTCGCAGCAGGTCGGCGGCGCCATCGGTACGGCCCTGCTGAACACGATCGCCGCCTCGGCGACCACCGCG is part of the Streptomyces sp. NBC_00250 genome and harbors:
- a CDS encoding M6 family metalloprotease domain-containing protein, whose amino-acid sequence is MQHPRRRIRRPVALAATTALSLTLLASASTTLPGPAPASAGPVAAAPAGAQLGPCRIATTMGVQMSEGLPTAPGYVRSTGQVRALNLMVDFPDAPGDGAAMGRFREFFPQTADWFRTSSYGRLHYQAEAPIPDWLRMPKAFSAYGIERGSPYEPGYRTLVEDIVKTADPKVDFSAYDLVNVLVTPNAGPSALDTVLSVTFSGNDDAPYADGVPLANTSFVYSRQDDGSGSFAETGYRVLPHENGHVFGLPDLYTSDGGGTVGHWDIMSEDWGANNDLLGWHKWKLGWLDNDQVGCASGPGTGDYTLTPLAVAGGPKLAFVPLSDTSGYAVEVRSKDGNDEAVCEQGVLVYRVESDVDTGHGPVTVSDSEHASGGCTRRANVHAELSDAPYRPGETFTDRANGIRISVLEEDESGTYRVRITRR
- a CDS encoding class I adenylate-forming enzyme family protein; the protein is METPGPESRLTAPGAPFEVSDGVYASGPRTLREFVEVVWGYGDQVFLVSEDGGRTTYREFFDAACGLARRLVGEYGLRPGDRAVVAMRNHPEWQVAFWAAQLAGLVAVPLNAWWTEGEFTYALDDCAPGVLLVDGERVGRVREWAARNRVPGIVFHPETETETETETETGEGFEAYVPDTDPYLGPPVVDVLPEHDATIIYTSGTTGRPKGAVATHLAQAGAAMNPRYFAAAAALARGDVPGTGPVPVSLTTFPFFHVAAFTSFYGVMAAGGTLVTMRKWDAGRALELIREHRVTHYAGVPTTALQLLDLARATGDGLESLALLSTGGAAAPPGIVDGITAGYGERLEPRNGYGLTETSGGVLSNVGAEYRAHPGSVGRPSPTTEVRIDRPDAEGVGELWLRGQALVRGYWRDEEATRAAFSEDGWFRTGDLARVDADGRVSIVDRLTDMVVRGGENVYCVEVEGVLQQHPDVVDAAVLGVPHPLLGEEVAAVVRLRPGAAVALDELRAHVGARLAAFKVPAHVLVREEELPRNPTGKILKRELRGGLFGGG
- a CDS encoding TetR/AcrR family transcriptional regulator; translation: MTSTVTDSASARRVPRPRADALRNRERIVTAAREMFVEFGSQVPYDEIARRAGVGNATLYRNFPERTDLVHEVVLSLMARVTEVAERAAEEESDTFAALRRFTLGAADERVGALCPMLDGAFDKDHPDLVAERDRLEEAVQGLVERAQRAGRLRTDVGVGDLMVALSQLTRPLPGSGCASFDQFVRRHLLLFLDGLEAPARSELPGKAATLEDLRRDSCS
- a CDS encoding MFS transporter, with protein sequence MPKVPANTLTHPDPGRWKALVFIALAQLMVVLDATIVNIALPSAQQDLGISDGNRQWVITAYALAFGGLLLFGGRIADLWGRKRTFVVGLIGFALASALGGAATGEAMMLGARALQGAFGALLAPAALSLLAVTFTDAKERAKAFGIYGAIAGGGGAVGLILGGFLTEYLNWRWTFFVNIPFAIVAAVGAYLVIREPAGSRNRSTLDIPGVILSTLGLVALVYGFTRAESAGWSDAGTIGLFVGSVVLLGAFVLTEAKVKSPLLPLRVLTDRNRGGVYLSLGLAVIAMFGLFLFLTYYLQVVKGYSPVMTGFAFLPMIAGMIIGSTQIGTRLMTRVPPRLLMAPGFLTAGVGMLLLTQLEVGTSYAGLILPAQLLLGLGMGTAFMPAMSLATHGVDPRDAGVASAMVNTSQQVGGAIGTALLNTIAASATTAYLVDNAAGATTPAAQKMLQLQGMVEGYTAAIWWAVGILVASAVIAFTLITTGKPDTGAVAASGEGADDEVKVPVIAH